The Lates calcarifer isolate ASB-BC8 linkage group LG6, TLL_Latcal_v3, whole genome shotgun sequence genome includes a region encoding these proteins:
- the tfe3a gene encoding transcription factor E3a, whose product MSAVSPDQIQTGEQNRTGAEPEQQDTGILQPQTVFVILDSAETLNLVRVESGIVADIEVDSLLPSGCDTFYQIKSQPISISSSAAASSSSSSSSSLPSVMSSRVLMRQDLMRQQALEEEQKEAQQQLLRSADSSSPISVSVSSSCRPPAQVPVEVLKVQTHLENPTRYHIQQAQRQQVRQYLSTKTANQEPAGPSPSHSPQLGSAPGLQPSDGKQEMEETVIDDIISLESSLNDEFLTLIDSGLQLANTLPVSGTMLDMYGGSGGMATPTITVSNSCPAELHAVKRELSDVETKALIKERQKKDNHNLIERRRRFNINDRIKELGALIPKSTDLEMRWNKGTILKASVDYIRKLQKEQQRAREMEERQRRLENTNRSLLLRIQELELQARFHGLSSSSSPPPTSSSSSLDPQTLLSPTLPHPFSSSSPSLATPSLGLDALSFVELDEPRGASTVFSPDLMSDVGLTELHVLGDILMEAEGGGGGGVMSDPLLSCGASKTSSRRSSFSMDEDL is encoded by the exons GGTGGAGTCTGGGATCGTCGCTGACATCGAGGTGGACAGTTTGCTGCCCTCAGGCTGCGACACCTTCTACCAGATCAAgagtcagccaatcagcatcag TTcgtcagcagcagcttcctcctcttcctcctcgtcaTCCTCTCTGCCATCAGTCATGTCGTCCag ggTTTTGATGCGTCAGGACCTGATGCGTCAGCAGgctctggaggaggagcagaaggaggcgcagcagcagctcctccgcTCAGCCGACTCCTCTTCCcccatctctgtgtctgtgtcgtCCTCCTGCAGACCTCCTGCTCAGGTCCCTGTGGAGGTGCTCAAG GTGCAGACTCACCTGGAGAACCCCACCAGGTATCACATCCAGCAGGCTCAGAGGCAGCAGGTGCGTCAGTACCTCTCCACCAAGACAGCCAATCAGGAGCCAGCTGGACCATCGCCAAGCCACTCCCCCCAGCTAGGCTCCGCCCCCGGACTACAGCCATCAGACGGCAAACAGGAA ATGGAGGAGACTGTCattgatgacatcatcagccTGGAGTCAAGTCTGAATGATGAATTTCTGACACTGATCGACTCTGGACTGCAGCTCGCCAACACG CTGCCAGTGTCAGGGACCATGCTGGACATGTACGGTGGCAGCGGAGGGATGGCCACGCCCACCATCACCGTTAGCAACAGCTGCCCGGCCGAGCTGCACGCCGTCAAGAGAGAGCTGAGCG ATGTGGAAACTAAAGCTCTGatcaaagagagacagaagaaggaCAACCACAACCTCA tcgagaggaggaggaggttcaaCATCAACGATCGGATCAAAGAACTCGGAGCACTCATCCCCAAATCCACCGACCT GGAGATGAGGTGGAACAAAGGGACGATCCTGAAGGCGTCGGTGGATTACATTCGCAAATTGCAGAAAGAACAGCAGAGAGCCcgagagatggaggagagacagaggaggctgGAGAACACCAACCGCTCCCTGCTGCTCCGCATTCAG GAGCTGGAGCTTCAGGCTCGTTTCCAtggcctctcctcctcctcctcacctcctcccacctcctcctcctcctctctggacCCCCAAACCCTGCTCTCCCCCACATTGCCTcaccccttctcctcctcctccccctccctaGCGACTCCCTCCCTGGGCCTGGACGCCCTGAGCTTCGTGGAGCTGGATGAGCCTCGGGGAGCCTCCACCGTCTTCTCCCCGGACCTGATGTCCGATGTGGGGCTGACGGAGCTTCACGTCCTGGGAGACATCCTGATGGAggcggagggaggagggggaggaggagtgatGTCCGATCCCCTGCTGTCCTGCGGAGCCTCAAAGACCAGCAGCCGGAGGAGCAGCTTCAGCATGGACGAGGACctctga